The Benincasa hispida cultivar B227 chromosome 11, ASM972705v1, whole genome shotgun sequence genome has a segment encoding these proteins:
- the LOC120089748 gene encoding E3 ubiquitin-protein ligase RHF2A-like codes for MEEEKDSENRLTSAAAFVEGGIQEACDDACSICLEDFCESDPSTVTACKHEYHLQCILEWCQRSSQCPMCWQSISLKDPTSQELLEAVERERNIRTTPVRNTAVFHHPALGNFELQHLPLGVNNAELEERIIQHLAAAAAMGRTHHIGRRDGRSRSSSHGRPHFLVFSTHPGGPPEHVSASGIDTEPAGITVASPSSPLTPRGDEPSQHIAQFPTIQTDHISRSASGSNFSASRRGASSGIRISTSDSPSPNLDRAGPSEFQSFSESLKSRLNAVSTRYKESISKSTRGWKERLFSRNTSMSELGSEVRREVNAGIASVSRMMQRLDTREDGATNQGSNEQGGHNRRESNPENSLNESSAPTSCAATSAER; via the exons ATGGAGGAAGAGAAGGATTCTGAGAATCGTTTGACATCAGCTGCTGCTTTTGTGGAAGGCGGGATTCAAGAAGCTTGTGATGATGCTTGCAGTATATGCCTTGAGGATTTTTGTGAAAGTGATCCTTCTACG GTTACTGCTTGCAAGCATGAGTATCACCTCCAATGCATCCTTGAGTg GTGCCAGAGAAGCTCTCAATGCCCTATGTGCTGGCAATCTATCAGCCTGAAGGACCCCACCAG TCAAGAGCTGTTGGAGGCGGTTGAACGAGAGAGGAATATAAGGACTACTCCAGTGAGAAATACCGCTGTGTTTCATCATCCAGCTCTTGGCAATTTCGAGTTGCAACAT CTACCTCTGGGCGTTAATAATGCTGAGCTTGAAGAGCGAATAATTCAGCACCTGGCTGCAGCTGCTGCCATGGGAAGGACACATCATATTGGTAGAAGAGATGGGAGGAGTAGGTCATCATCTCATGGACGTCCtcacttcttggttttctccaCTCATCCTGGTGGGCCACCGGAGCATGTCTCGGCCTCTGGAATAGACACTGAGCCAGCTGGTATTACCGTTGCTAGCCCCTCTAGCCCACTAACACCTCGGGGGGATGAACCATCACAGCATATTGCACAGTTTCCGACCATTCAAACTGATCACATTTCTCGCTCAGCATCTGGATCTAACTTTTCAGCCAGTCGACGAGGAGCTTCATCTGGCATTCG AATCTCCACTAGTGATTCTCCATCTCCAAATCTGGATAGAGCTGGTCCATCTGAATTTCAGTCATTCTCGGAATCTCTAAAATCAAGACTTAATGCAGTTTCCACAAG GTACAAAGAATCAATTTCAAAGAGTACAAGAGGGTGGAAGGAGCGGCTATTCTCACGCAACACTTCCATGTCAGAACTTGGTTCTGAAGTTCGAAGAGAAGTAAATGCAGGAATTGCCAGTGTATCACGTATGATGCAACGTCTTGACACCAGAGAGGATGGTGCTACAAATCAAGGTTCTAATGAGCAGGGTGGCCACAATAGAAGAGAGAGCAACCCAGAGAACTCTTTAAACGAAAGCAGTGCTCCAACTTCTTGTGCTGCAACATCTGCTGAGCGTTAA